One genomic segment of uncultured Desulfobacter sp. includes these proteins:
- a CDS encoding phosphate ABC transporter ATP-binding protein, producing the protein MENKIKIKVRDLFFYYSGNSILHNINIDIHQNSITSISGPSGQGKSSFLTVLNRLWENIERAKVKGQVKINFGNGFEDIYRKDYSLPMLRQKVGMVFQTPNPLPMSIYKNIAFPLKLIGEKNKQTITQKVKTALERAFLWEEVKHRMSDDARLLSGGQQQRLCIARALILNPCVLLLDEPTSSLDETSLEVIEQLLLELKNNCTIIMVSHYMDQIKRIADRKLILSNKQLMLKSF; encoded by the coding sequence ATGGAAAATAAAATAAAGATAAAAGTCAGAGATCTGTTTTTTTATTATAGCGGCAATTCCATATTGCATAATATAAATATTGATATCCACCAGAACAGCATCACATCAATTTCAGGTCCTTCCGGACAGGGTAAATCGTCTTTTTTAACGGTTTTGAACCGGCTCTGGGAGAACATCGAAAGAGCGAAAGTCAAAGGACAGGTGAAAATTAATTTTGGTAACGGTTTTGAAGATATTTACCGTAAAGATTATTCTCTTCCCATGCTTCGCCAGAAAGTCGGAATGGTATTCCAGACGCCAAATCCTTTGCCAATGAGCATTTATAAAAATATTGCATTCCCGCTGAAACTGATTGGAGAAAAAAACAAACAAACTATCACCCAAAAAGTAAAAACAGCTCTTGAACGGGCATTTTTATGGGAGGAAGTCAAACATCGGATGTCGGATGATGCACGCCTGCTTTCAGGTGGTCAACAGCAACGTCTTTGTATTGCCAGGGCATTAATTTTAAACCCCTGTGTACTGCTGCTGGATGAACCGACCTCTTCGCTTGATGAAACCTCATTAGAGGTGATTGAACAACTTTTGCTTGAGTTAAAAAACAATTGCACAATTATTATGGTTTCCCATTATATGGACCAGATTAAACGCATTGCAGATCGAAAATTAATCCTGTCAAATAAGCAGCTAATGCTAAAATCATTTTAA
- a CDS encoding phosphate ABC transporter substrate-binding protein has product MKKNVPLLNGIVVLFMLLFVAGICSASGLDTFKGEKGILRISGGTAHIPVMKEAAKRIMAFNSDIQITIAGGGSGAGIKQVGEGLVNIGNSGRKPTDSEISKYGLFMYKWAIDGVTAVVHPDNPVKSLSSKELQDIYAGKIANWKTLGGDDRPINLYTRDKASGTREVFWKKALGKGDISGKAHFVASNGAMKSAVTNDPYAIGYISVGYLDKSVTAVRLDNVTPSLKTVQTGEYKVARGLYSNTKGKFSGLAKTFIQYLLSPEGQKIAVEKGFIPVN; this is encoded by the coding sequence ATGAAAAAAAATGTCCCTCTGCTTAACGGCATAGTTGTCTTATTTATGCTACTGTTCGTTGCTGGAATCTGTTCGGCATCTGGTCTTGATACGTTTAAGGGCGAAAAAGGAATTCTAAGAATCTCCGGAGGCACTGCCCATATCCCGGTCATGAAAGAGGCCGCAAAAAGAATTATGGCATTCAATTCGGATATTCAAATAACAATTGCCGGAGGGGGATCAGGAGCAGGTATCAAACAGGTTGGAGAAGGACTTGTCAATATTGGTAACTCAGGAAGAAAACCAACTGACAGTGAAATAAGCAAATACGGACTTTTTATGTACAAATGGGCCATAGATGGTGTAACCGCAGTGGTTCATCCGGATAATCCGGTCAAAAGTCTGTCTTCAAAAGAGCTGCAGGATATTTATGCCGGCAAAATTGCCAACTGGAAGACCCTCGGTGGAGATGACAGACCCATTAATCTTTATACAAGAGATAAAGCCAGCGGCACCCGGGAAGTATTTTGGAAAAAAGCGCTGGGCAAGGGTGACATCTCAGGAAAGGCTCATTTTGTTGCATCAAACGGTGCAATGAAATCCGCTGTCACCAATGACCCCTATGCCATTGGTTATATTTCTGTGGGATACCTAGACAAATCAGTTACCGCTGTTCGCCTGGACAATGTAACACCCAGCCTCAAAACAGTACAAACCGGTGAATACAAAGTTGCAAGGGGGCTTTACAGCAATACTAAAGGTAAATTTTCAGGACTTGCCAAAACCTTCATTCAATATCTTTTAAGCCCTGAAGGGCAGAAAATTGCTGTTGAGAAAGGATTCATTCCTGTCAACTGA
- a CDS encoding 4Fe-4S dicluster domain-containing protein codes for MENRRQFIKNGLVVVIGAGGLSLGACASHVSSFLPSKGKKWGMIIDVSRCSGCQSCMVACKLQNKTMPGQFNTTVSDYETGAYPAAQFSFDIEMCHHCKPAPCVDACPTGAAFTHESGLVLTDWNLCDGNGACIDACPFDARFHDIRFSGKTDKCDLCLERISQGLVPACVENCSSNARIFGRFDQPEGEFAEYLAQISSADLKTGAVHIISNTTKKEQK; via the coding sequence ATGGAAAATAGAAGACAATTTATAAAAAACGGCCTGGTGGTTGTTATCGGTGCCGGTGGACTGTCGCTGGGCGCCTGTGCCTCCCATGTCAGTTCATTTTTACCATCCAAAGGGAAAAAATGGGGCATGATCATTGATGTCTCCCGCTGCAGCGGCTGTCAGTCCTGTATGGTGGCCTGCAAACTTCAGAATAAAACCATGCCCGGCCAGTTTAATACCACAGTCAGTGATTACGAAACAGGTGCATACCCTGCCGCGCAGTTTTCTTTTGATATTGAGATGTGCCATCACTGCAAACCTGCACCCTGCGTTGACGCCTGCCCGACCGGTGCGGCATTTACCCATGAATCCGGGCTGGTGCTGACGGACTGGAACCTTTGCGACGGCAACGGGGCCTGCATTGACGCCTGTCCCTTTGACGCGCGCTTCCACGATATCCGGTTCAGCGGCAAAACCGATAAATGTGATTTGTGTCTGGAACGGATTTCCCAGGGGCTGGTTCCGGCCTGTGTTGAAAATTGTTCATCCAATGCACGGATTTTCGGTCGATTTGATCAGCCGGAAGGTGAGTTTGCCGAGTATCTGGCTCAAATCTCTTCGGCGGATTTAAAAACCGGCGCGGTGCATATAATTTCAAACACGACTAAAAAGGAGCAGAAATGA
- a CDS encoding cupin domain-containing protein → MKATHYTDIQGTEMNNDMVKGITGRVLIGKDDGAPSFCMRRFDVEPGGYAPRHTHDWEHEIYVLEGKGEALVGDQWHAISPGTAVYVPPNVDHQIKNSSDGHLAFLCLVPSAAPEM, encoded by the coding sequence ATGAAAGCAACTCACTATACGGATATCCAGGGCACAGAAATGAATAACGACATGGTTAAAGGTATCACGGGCCGGGTACTCATTGGTAAAGATGACGGCGCCCCAAGTTTCTGCATGAGAAGATTTGATGTTGAACCCGGCGGATATGCTCCACGGCATACCCATGACTGGGAACATGAAATTTATGTGCTTGAAGGCAAAGGCGAGGCACTCGTTGGAGATCAGTGGCATGCCATTTCCCCGGGGACCGCGGTGTATGTACCCCCCAATGTTGATCACCAGATAAAAAACAGCTCGGATGGACATCTTGCCTTTCTGTGCCTGGTGCCTTCGGCAGCCCCGGAGATGTAG
- a CDS encoding DNA topoisomerase 3 produces MTDLILTEKFSVASDFAKALGVKTKNEGYFKGNDFIITWAVGHLVTLCEPEDYDKAMKRWSLDTLPLIPQTFEYKPIKQNYKQFKIIKTLLLKQSLGRIIIATDAGREGEVIARTILMKAGFLDKTRIFRFWTSQALVPEVVRSTMANLKPITDYDRLWRAGYYRQVSDWLIGMNCTRVLTVRLKDLFSVGRVQTAVLALLADRKKEREQFTPEPYWTLKATFFNDKGEWTGTWFRGKDTRLTKQGDAQALYEHLAQTTEPGEVLTVKKEEKTELPPFLFSLTDLQQEANRRFGFSAKKTLNLAQALYQDKKCLSYPRTDSRVMGTQNLKMVKKIIETLEKTYPELFTGINPTQVSLSNKRVFNDAKLTDHHALIPFKPVPPRASADEKKLFELVIRRFAAAFHPPCRFENTRVVTRLNKETFQTLGKVILSKGWQQVFQVRAKDKKTVEQLPPLAPGDKALVRKITLDEKKTSPPPDYTDSLLLKDMTNPGRYVSEEAVKKLFRGDIGIGTQSTRAQIIETLITRNYVVRSGKQLVATEKGGYLVDLLRKCPVSSVLTSPDETARWEMNLNNIALGNQDNSQFLTRIKTFVSQSVNELKSTPFDIKEFKTETVVVGNCPDCNNEIRETRKAYACSNNECQFVIWKKIAGKTISTKMATNLLKYRKSGPFNGFRSKKKKMFSACLVIKEENGRHQVAFDFDKPGTGQDVQPDSGSRPSSEQAFNKKSEMPADVSTLTCPVCAGRIIEGKKGVGCANWRPEQGNCRFVIWKEIFGKKLTIKNIETLLAGKTTRPYVFRDSNDNKFKAKLRMIKDPEFFIEILPMKGEIVSRFKVSCTR; encoded by the coding sequence ATGACTGATTTGATCCTCACAGAAAAATTTTCAGTGGCATCTGATTTCGCTAAAGCATTAGGAGTAAAGACCAAAAATGAGGGATACTTTAAAGGAAATGACTTTATCATTACCTGGGCCGTTGGCCACCTTGTGACCCTCTGCGAGCCTGAAGACTATGACAAGGCCATGAAAAGGTGGAGTTTGGATACCCTGCCCCTCATTCCCCAAACCTTTGAATACAAACCTATCAAGCAAAATTATAAGCAGTTTAAAATCATAAAGACCCTGTTACTCAAGCAAAGTTTGGGACGAATCATTATTGCAACCGATGCTGGACGTGAAGGAGAAGTTATTGCACGGACCATCCTGATGAAAGCCGGGTTCCTGGATAAGACCCGAATTTTTAGATTCTGGACCAGCCAGGCCTTAGTGCCGGAAGTTGTCAGGTCGACTATGGCCAATTTAAAGCCCATCACCGATTATGACCGGCTCTGGCGGGCAGGATATTACCGTCAGGTATCTGACTGGCTCATCGGCATGAACTGCACCCGGGTACTGACAGTCCGATTAAAGGATCTCTTTTCAGTGGGCAGAGTCCAAACAGCGGTACTGGCTCTGCTCGCTGACCGGAAAAAGGAGAGGGAACAGTTTACGCCTGAACCCTATTGGACGCTGAAAGCTACTTTTTTTAATGACAAAGGAGAGTGGACCGGCACCTGGTTCAGGGGAAAAGACACCCGACTGACAAAGCAAGGGGATGCTCAGGCCCTTTATGAGCATCTGGCCCAGACAACAGAACCTGGAGAGGTGCTGACCGTAAAAAAAGAAGAGAAAACTGAACTTCCCCCGTTTCTCTTTTCCTTGACTGATCTCCAGCAGGAAGCCAATAGACGATTCGGATTTTCTGCAAAAAAGACCCTTAACCTGGCTCAGGCATTGTATCAGGATAAAAAGTGCCTCTCCTATCCAAGAACCGATTCAAGGGTGATGGGCACCCAGAACTTAAAGATGGTTAAAAAGATAATCGAGACACTGGAAAAGACTTATCCGGAACTGTTTACAGGAATCAATCCCACACAGGTATCCCTGTCAAACAAAAGAGTGTTCAATGATGCGAAACTGACCGACCACCACGCACTGATTCCTTTTAAGCCGGTTCCTCCCAGGGCCAGTGCAGATGAGAAAAAGTTATTCGAACTGGTGATCCGGCGGTTTGCCGCTGCCTTTCATCCTCCATGTCGTTTTGAGAACACGCGTGTTGTAACCCGCCTCAACAAAGAAACCTTCCAGACGCTGGGAAAGGTCATCCTTTCAAAGGGCTGGCAGCAAGTCTTCCAGGTGAGAGCCAAAGATAAAAAAACGGTAGAACAGTTACCACCTCTGGCACCAGGTGATAAAGCCCTGGTTAGGAAAATAACCCTCGATGAAAAAAAAACCAGCCCCCCGCCCGACTATACAGATTCGCTACTCTTAAAGGATATGACCAACCCAGGACGGTATGTCTCTGAAGAAGCGGTAAAAAAGCTTTTCCGGGGAGATATCGGCATCGGCACCCAGTCTACCCGCGCCCAGATCATTGAAACCCTCATCACAAGGAATTATGTGGTCCGATCCGGCAAACAACTGGTTGCAACAGAAAAAGGGGGTTACCTGGTGGACTTACTCCGGAAGTGCCCTGTCTCTTCCGTGCTCACATCACCAGATGAGACGGCTCGGTGGGAGATGAACCTGAACAATATTGCTTTAGGAAATCAAGATAACAGCCAATTCTTGACCAGGATTAAAACCTTTGTTTCCCAGTCCGTCAATGAGCTCAAATCAACCCCTTTTGATATAAAAGAGTTTAAAACCGAGACTGTTGTTGTAGGCAACTGCCCTGACTGTAATAATGAAATCCGAGAGACCCGCAAGGCTTATGCTTGCAGCAATAACGAATGTCAATTTGTCATATGGAAAAAGATAGCAGGTAAAACCATTTCTACAAAAATGGCAACCAATCTTTTGAAATATCGGAAATCAGGTCCCTTTAACGGGTTTCGCTCGAAGAAGAAAAAAATGTTCTCAGCCTGTCTGGTTATCAAGGAGGAAAATGGGCGGCATCAGGTTGCATTTGATTTCGACAAGCCTGGTACTGGACAGGATGTTCAACCGGATTCTGGTTCAAGACCATCCTCAGAGCAAGCATTTAACAAAAAATCAGAAATGCCGGCAGACGTATCAACTTTGACCTGCCCGGTCTGCGCAGGCAGGATCATTGAAGGGAAAAAAGGGGTTGGATGCGCTAATTGGCGTCCTGAACAAGGGAACTGCAGGTTTGTAATCTGGAAGGAGATCTTTGGGAAAAAACTGACCATAAAAAATATAGAAACGCTTCTGGCAGGCAAAACCACAAGACCTTACGTGTTCAGAGACAGTAACGACAATAAATTCAAAGCAAAATTAAGAATGATAAAAGATCCGGAATTCTTTATTGAAATTCTGCCCATGAAAGGTGAAATAGTATCCCGCTTCAAGGTTTCCTGCACCAGGTAA
- a CDS encoding ABC transporter permease subunit has translation MIPNSVKDRLLAGFSWMSALLLTAGLAVILGFLIIKGAPSLGMGLIFADIPVLDALLLKRQVFGGLFPAMAGTFLLVLISVGISLPLGLATGVWLAEYAPLSLKKIFSFIIDILAGIPSIVVGLFGFSITVFLHHYYDNRIFPCLLISALSLAFLVLPYIVKTTQGAMESLPLHIRLTAPSLGASKFENIIYVLLPSSLSDIVSGIVLAIGRCAEDTAVIMLTGVVATAGVPKSLFSSFEALPFYIFYTASEYSDQSELIKGYGAALILLLICSILFILAHLIKYWFDQKVNFRH, from the coding sequence ATGATACCGAATTCAGTCAAAGACAGGCTGCTTGCCGGATTTTCATGGATGTCTGCTTTGCTTCTCACCGCTGGTTTAGCCGTGATTTTAGGGTTCCTGATAATTAAAGGTGCCCCATCTCTTGGTATGGGGCTGATATTTGCGGACATACCTGTTCTGGATGCACTTCTGCTTAAGCGGCAGGTATTTGGCGGTCTTTTCCCGGCCATGGCAGGCACTTTTTTGCTTGTATTGATTTCTGTGGGAATTTCTCTGCCTTTGGGACTTGCCACAGGGGTCTGGCTTGCTGAATATGCCCCGCTATCTTTGAAGAAAATTTTCAGTTTCATAATTGATATCCTTGCGGGAATTCCATCCATTGTTGTAGGTCTTTTCGGATTTTCAATAACTGTTTTCCTGCATCATTATTACGACAACCGCATTTTTCCCTGTCTGTTAATTTCAGCCTTGTCCCTGGCATTTTTGGTCCTGCCATATATTGTAAAAACAACTCAGGGTGCCATGGAAAGCCTGCCGCTTCACATTCGATTGACGGCTCCGAGTCTGGGAGCATCAAAATTTGAGAATATTATTTATGTTCTTCTGCCGTCATCCCTTTCAGACATTGTCAGCGGTATTGTCCTGGCCATTGGGCGATGTGCCGAAGACACTGCCGTGATAATGTTGACAGGAGTTGTTGCAACCGCCGGTGTCCCAAAATCTCTTTTTTCAAGTTTTGAGGCATTGCCATTTTATATATTTTATACGGCATCGGAATATTCGGATCAGTCGGAATTAATAAAAGGTTATGGTGCAGCTCTCATTTTGCTGTTGATCTGTTCAATCCTTTTTATTCTGGCTCATTTAATCAAATACTGGTTTGATCAAAAAGTAAATTTTCGCCATTAA
- a CDS encoding transglutaminase-like domain-containing protein has protein sequence MKKIIFMCLALVLVLSGLCSAAQPDGQLTFTLKPAVEKDTKKVDLWVPYPMSDEFQTISNVSVTGNYETRAIYRDPGSEAVYLHVTWNQPSVQPECIMQFHISQKDRRNKNIKESGSVYPEIVSRYMGPTRFIPTNDFEMQQIARKATEGKKGTLEKAQAIYDWVVENTFRDPAVKGCGLASPTRTLQQCKGGGKCADLSAVFVTLVRAAGIPARDVYGLRLGSPKDGDVTSGFHCWAEFYLPGTGWVMVDPADVRKMMLVHKLELDNPDTDAWRTFFWGGDDLFRVILERDSRGVRLNGADNVVPYFMYPAAQVDGKMLNYFDAKFFTYQVTFKMD, from the coding sequence ATGAAAAAAATTATTTTTATGTGCCTGGCGTTAGTGCTTGTCCTGTCTGGTCTTTGTTCGGCGGCTCAGCCCGATGGACAGTTGACCTTTACACTGAAACCGGCAGTGGAAAAAGACACAAAGAAAGTGGATCTGTGGGTGCCGTATCCCATGAGTGATGAATTTCAGACTATCTCCAATGTGTCCGTCACGGGTAATTATGAAACCCGGGCAATATACCGCGATCCGGGTTCAGAAGCTGTCTATCTGCATGTAACCTGGAATCAGCCGTCGGTACAGCCTGAATGCATCATGCAGTTTCACATCTCTCAAAAGGACCGCCGCAATAAGAATATTAAAGAATCCGGCAGTGTGTATCCTGAAATCGTATCCAGATATATGGGACCCACTCGGTTTATTCCGACCAATGATTTTGAGATGCAGCAGATCGCCAGAAAAGCGACTGAAGGCAAAAAAGGAACACTTGAAAAAGCCCAGGCCATCTATGACTGGGTGGTTGAAAATACATTCAGAGACCCGGCCGTCAAAGGGTGCGGACTTGCATCACCCACGAGAACCCTGCAGCAGTGCAAAGGCGGTGGTAAATGTGCCGATCTCTCGGCTGTTTTTGTCACCCTGGTCCGTGCTGCCGGTATTCCGGCCCGGGATGTATACGGCCTGCGCTTAGGATCTCCCAAAGACGGTGATGTGACCAGCGGATTTCACTGCTGGGCGGAATTTTACCTGCCGGGCACCGGATGGGTGATGGTGGATCCTGCAGATGTGAGAAAAATGATGCTGGTCCACAAACTTGAACTGGATAATCCTGATACCGATGCCTGGAGAACCTTTTTCTGGGGTGGGGACGATCTGTTCCGCGTGATCCTGGAAAGAGATTCAAGGGGCGTCCGCCTGAACGGTGCGGATAACGTCGTTCCTTATTTCATGTATCCTGCGGCCCAGGTAGACGGTAAAATGCTCAACTATTTCGACGCAAAATTCTTCACCTATCAGGTGACATTTAAAATGGATTAA
- the selD gene encoding selenide, water dikinase SelD gives MTGLARTCGUAAKIGPQVLSDTLKNFAAPEDPNLLVGYDTSDDAAVYKISDDAAMINTIDFITPPVDDPYWFGQIAAANSISDIYSMGGRPLTALNVVMFPSKILDTGILRQILEGGNDKVVEAGAVLAGGHSVDDEEPKYGLCVNGVVHPDKILSNAGAKPGDALVLTKPIGSGVLFNAVRSGKLSFKDLEKDVLPTVAMLNAAAAQNAAAFGINACTDVTGFGILGHLMEMADASHTRFVISFDRIPFYPHAPQMYQKGETTGSNRANQAMVHTHSIDIQKELNKVQTELLYDPQTSGGLIFSLPEPNADALVVKLKDCGISQAAKIGRVTNDPEGITVI, from the coding sequence CTGACCGGACTGGCCCGAACATGTGGGTGAGCTGCCAAAATAGGTCCGCAGGTTCTGTCGGACACACTGAAAAACTTTGCCGCCCCGGAGGACCCAAATCTCTTGGTAGGATACGATACCAGCGACGATGCCGCCGTATACAAAATATCCGACGATGCAGCCATGATCAATACCATTGATTTTATTACCCCGCCAGTGGATGATCCCTACTGGTTCGGACAAATCGCAGCAGCCAATTCCATTTCCGATATTTATTCCATGGGAGGGAGGCCACTGACCGCCCTCAATGTGGTCATGTTTCCTTCAAAAATACTGGATACCGGCATCCTGCGACAGATTCTGGAAGGAGGAAACGACAAGGTTGTTGAAGCAGGAGCGGTTCTGGCCGGTGGTCATTCTGTTGATGATGAGGAACCCAAGTATGGGTTATGCGTCAATGGTGTTGTCCATCCAGATAAAATTTTATCCAATGCCGGCGCAAAACCCGGGGATGCCCTGGTGTTGACCAAACCCATCGGCTCAGGTGTCCTGTTCAATGCGGTCCGGTCAGGAAAACTGTCGTTTAAAGACCTTGAAAAAGACGTACTGCCCACTGTGGCCATGCTTAATGCGGCCGCCGCACAAAATGCGGCGGCCTTTGGGATAAACGCCTGCACGGATGTCACCGGATTCGGGATACTGGGCCACCTGATGGAGATGGCCGATGCCAGCCATACCCGTTTTGTTATATCTTTTGACAGGATTCCGTTTTATCCCCATGCCCCGCAAATGTATCAAAAGGGAGAAACTACCGGCAGCAACCGGGCCAACCAAGCCATGGTCCACACCCATTCCATTGATATTCAAAAAGAATTGAACAAGGTCCAGACGGAATTGTTATATGATCCCCAGACCTCCGGTGGTCTTATTTTTTCACTTCCGGAGCCTAACGCCGATGCACTGGTAGTAAAGCTTAAAGATTGCGGTATCTCCCAAGCCGCTAAAATCGGAAGAGTCACCAATGATCCAGAAGGTATTACCGTTATCTAA
- a CDS encoding ferredoxin: MMSKKVYIETEDCIGCENCVALCPEVFGFDAQENVAFVIMEEGGSEECIDEAIEDCPVECILWKDE; encoded by the coding sequence ATGATGAGCAAAAAAGTATATATTGAAACGGAAGACTGTATTGGCTGTGAAAATTGTGTGGCGCTTTGTCCAGAAGTTTTCGGGTTTGACGCCCAGGAGAACGTGGCATTTGTCATTATGGAGGAAGGAGGTTCCGAAGAATGTATTGACGAAGCGATCGAAGACTGCCCGGTTGAATGTATCCTTTGGAAGGATGAATAA
- a CDS encoding cupin domain-containing protein has protein sequence MNDPSVAPKGTSFNLEKFVDYASGSVVSKTLLKRDLGNITLFSFDKGQGLSEHTAPFDAVVYILDGQAKITIGGEPQNVTTGEMIVMPANISHAIKANEPFKMLLTMIRSKE, from the coding sequence ATGAATGATCCATCGGTTGCACCCAAAGGAACATCTTTCAATCTTGAAAAATTTGTGGATTATGCAAGTGGTTCGGTTGTAAGCAAAACTCTGCTTAAACGAGATCTTGGGAATATAACATTATTCTCATTCGACAAGGGCCAGGGTTTAAGCGAACACACCGCACCATTTGATGCAGTAGTTTATATTTTAGATGGCCAGGCTAAGATTACTATAGGAGGTGAACCACAAAATGTAACAACAGGCGAAATGATCGTCATGCCTGCGAATATATCTCATGCTATTAAGGCGAACGAACCGTTTAAAATGTTGTTAACGATGATTCGAAGTAAGGAATAA
- a CDS encoding DHHA2 domain-containing protein translates to MENKNKSEDPVNRFLSDARHRAQTHDIDMLVFGNEAADLDSVVSAIGLGWVLGNGKKACAALPLIPIQRDDFRLKTESRWVLSQTGIDAENLFFLDDVLPLDTLMSRVRGFALVDHNRLANGFSKYEEKVRLIMDHHEDLNLYPNALRQIEPVGSCATLVGEDLIKGSGGSAVGKIPGSLAALLLGTILIDTVNLDPSAGRATPRDHAVVEYLQPIADLDTDNFYQGIRAAKSDISGMNTRDLLRRDCKTFQFNKVSCTVASVPLALERWMVRDMGLAKGIETYAAEMNADILMTMNTQRTPEFSRGIAVFCKSPVFFTTISAMLASNLDLEIIPPPHGFECGGVHFYRQGNLSLSRKKLEPMLDQYFSKLEQPQSITPS, encoded by the coding sequence ATGGAAAATAAAAACAAATCAGAAGACCCGGTCAACCGATTTTTGTCTGATGCCCGGCATAGGGCCCAAACCCATGATATTGACATGCTGGTTTTCGGCAACGAAGCGGCTGACCTGGATTCCGTGGTATCGGCCATTGGTCTTGGCTGGGTGCTGGGAAACGGTAAAAAAGCCTGTGCGGCATTGCCCCTGATCCCCATTCAAAGAGACGATTTCCGTTTAAAAACAGAAAGCCGGTGGGTACTCTCACAAACAGGCATTGACGCGGAAAACCTTTTTTTCCTGGACGATGTCCTGCCATTGGATACACTCATGTCCCGGGTCAGGGGATTTGCCCTGGTAGACCATAACCGGTTGGCAAATGGTTTTTCAAAATACGAAGAAAAAGTCAGGCTCATCATGGATCACCATGAAGACTTAAACCTATACCCCAATGCCCTGCGCCAAATTGAACCTGTTGGATCCTGTGCTACTTTGGTGGGTGAAGACCTGATCAAAGGTAGTGGAGGGAGTGCTGTGGGAAAAATACCCGGAAGCCTGGCCGCTCTTTTGTTAGGGACTATCCTGATCGATACCGTTAACCTTGACCCCAGCGCCGGGCGGGCAACCCCCAGGGACCATGCCGTAGTAGAGTATTTGCAGCCCATCGCCGACCTGGACACAGACAATTTTTACCAGGGAATCCGTGCCGCCAAATCAGACATCAGTGGAATGAACACAAGGGACCTGCTCAGACGGGACTGTAAAACATTTCAATTCAACAAAGTCAGCTGCACCGTTGCATCGGTACCTTTGGCCCTTGAACGATGGATGGTCAGGGACATGGGGCTTGCCAAGGGCATTGAAACCTATGCTGCGGAAATGAATGCAGATATTTTGATGACCATGAACACCCAGCGCACCCCTGAATTTTCACGGGGGATCGCAGTGTTCTGCAAATCCCCCGTTTTTTTTACAACGATTTCCGCCATGCTGGCGTCCAACCTTGACCTGGAAATAATCCCCCCGCCACACGGCTTTGAGTGCGGCGGCGTTCACTTTTATCGTCAAGGCAACCTGAGCCTCTCAAGAAAAAAGCTTGAGCCTATGCTGGATCAGTATTTTTCAAAACTTGAACAACCGCAGTCAATTACCCCTTCTTAA
- a CDS encoding ABC transporter permease subunit, producing the protein MPVLKSGMLLQILTDPWSPDHGQFGILSMMVGTCYIAFLSLFISFPVSLGCSFFIQVTHQKGLGRLLKKMVQLMTAVPTVIYGFVGIFLLVPVVRNLFSYGSGMSILSASIMLGLLISPTMILFFSQSFTRVPKTFIDAVDALGGTPFQKLFYVIVPHAWPGIITGLVLAFGRAMGDTLVALMLSGNSVMLPSSILDSARTLTAHIAMVIASDFDSIEFKTIFVCGIVLYLMTFLGVFAARLSERKN; encoded by the coding sequence ATGCCGGTACTGAAAAGCGGTATGCTTTTGCAAATACTGACTGACCCATGGTCCCCGGATCATGGACAGTTCGGTATTTTGTCCATGATGGTTGGAACCTGCTATATTGCATTCTTAAGTTTATTTATCAGTTTTCCCGTCAGTCTTGGCTGTTCGTTTTTTATCCAGGTTACTCATCAGAAGGGATTGGGCAGACTTCTAAAAAAAATGGTTCAGCTAATGACGGCGGTTCCAACGGTTATCTATGGGTTTGTGGGCATTTTCCTGCTTGTGCCTGTTGTCCGGAATTTGTTTTCATACGGCTCAGGTATGAGTATTTTATCCGCATCAATCATGCTGGGCTTGCTGATCTCACCCACCATGATACTGTTTTTTTCTCAAAGCTTTACCAGGGTTCCTAAAACATTTATTGATGCCGTGGATGCTTTGGGGGGAACACCTTTTCAGAAACTGTTTTATGTCATTGTTCCCCATGCATGGCCCGGTATTATTACCGGACTCGTATTAGCTTTTGGCAGGGCCATGGGAGATACTTTAGTGGCATTAATGCTCAGCGGTAACAGCGTCATGCTGCCATCTTCAATTCTGGATTCGGCCAGGACGCTGACCGCCCATATCGCCATGGTTATTGCATCAGATTTTGACAGTATTGAGTTTAAAACTATATTTGTCTGCGGCATTGTCTTGTATTTAATGACATTTCTGGGGGTCTTTGCGGCAAGGCTTTCGGAACGGAAGAACTAA